One window of Ziziphus jujuba cultivar Dongzao chromosome 5, ASM3175591v1 genomic DNA carries:
- the LOC107419936 gene encoding probable protein phosphatase 2C 59: MGYLNSVLSSSSQVHADDAPVSGGGLSQNGKFSYGYASSPGKRSSMEDFYETRIDGVEGEIVGLFGVFDGHGGARAAEYVKQNLFSNLINHPKFISDTKSAIADAYSHTDSEFLKSENNQNRDAGSTASTAILVGDRLLVANVGDSRAVICRGGNAIAVSRDHKPDQTDERQRIEDAGGFVMWAGTWRVGGVLAVSRAFGDRLLKQYVVADPEIQEEKIDSSLEFLILASDGLWDVVSNEEAVAMIKPIQEPKQAAERLMQEAYQRGSADNITCVVVRFLANQGGSSRNSTG; the protein is encoded by the exons TCAGAATGGGAAGTTCAGCTATGGATATGCGAGCTCTCCAGGGAAAAGGTCTTCAATGGAAGATTTTTATGAGACAAGAATTGATGGCGTGGAAGGGGAGATAGTTGGTCTCTTTGGAGTTTTTGATG GTCATGGCGGTGCTCGTGCAGCTGAATATGTCAAGCAAAATCTTTTTAGTAATTTGATCAATCATCCAAAGTTCATTTCTGACACCAAATCTGCTATAG CTGATGCATACAGCCACACAGACTCTGAATTCCTGAAATCAGAAAACAATCAGAACAGAGATGCGGGATCAACTGCTTCTACTGCAATCCTAGTTGGTGATCGTTTACTTGTTGCAAATGTTGGGGACTCCAGAGCTGTAATATGCAGGGGTGGTAATG CAATTGCTGTTTCAAGAGATCACAAGCCAGATCAAACAGATGAGCGCCAACGGATTGAGGATGCTGGAGGGTTTGTAATGTGGGCTG GAACTTGGAGAGTTGGAGGTGTTCTTGCTGTTTCTCGTGCATTTGGTGATAGGCTTTTGAAGCAGTATGTTGTAGCTGATCCAGAAATTCAG GAGGAGAAGATAGATAGCTCTCTTGAGTTCCTTATCCTTGCCAGTGATGGCTTGTGGGATGTTGTCTCCAATGAG GAGGCCGTCGCAATGATTAAGCCAATTCAGGAGCCAAAGCAGGCAGCAGAGAGGCTGATGCAAGAAGCATATCAGAGAGGAAGTGCTGATAATATTACCTGTGTTGTTGTTCGTTTCTTGGCAAATCAAGGGGGCTCATCTCGCAACAGTACTGGTTAG
- the LOC107419941 gene encoding zinc finger protein CONSTANS-LIKE 4, with product MASKLCDSCKSATATLFCRADSAFLCVNCDTKVHAANKLASRHARVWVCEVCEQAPAHVTCKADAASLCVTCDRDIHSANPLARRHERVPVTPFYDSVSSTNSTAVKPGAPINLLEDRYYSDDVEAETEVSTEEAEAASWLLPNPKAMESPDLNSGQYVFTDVDPYLDVDYGAVDRKLEVQEQNSSGTDGVVPVQTKNAHLPVVNEQCFEMEFPVSKQPFVYGYSAAHCLSQSVSSSSLDVGVVPDGNAMTDVSNPYTKPISSVMDSAHAVPMSSADREARVLRYREKRKNRKFEKTIRYASRKAYAETRPRIKGRFAKRTDVDLEADRNYGYGVVPTF from the exons ATGGCTTCTAAGCTCTGTGACTCTTGCAAATCGGCCACGGCGACTCTCTTCTGCCGTGCCGACTCGGCGTTCCTCTGCGTAAACTGCGATACCAAGGTCCACGCTGCCAACAAGCTCGCTTCCCGCCACGCGCGTGTCTGGGTCTGCGAGGTCTGCGAGCAAGCCCCGGCCCATGTTACCTGCAAAGCCGACGCCGCGTCTCTCTGCGTCACCTGCGACCGCGACATCCACTCGGCCAACCCACTAGCTCGCAGGCACGAACGAGTCCCTGTTACCCCGTTCTACGATTCGGTGAGTTCCACCAATTCCACCGCCGTCAAACCCGGCGCCCCCATCAACCTCCTTGAAGACCGTTACTACTCTGACGACGTCGAGGCAGAAACTGAGGTTAGCACCGAAGAGGCGGAAGCCGCTTCCTGGCTGCTACCCAACCCTAAGGCCATGGAAAGCCCGGATCTGAATTCGGGTCAGTACGTGTTCACCGACGTGGATCCGTATTTGGATGTGGATTACGGTGCTGTGGATCGGAAATTGGAAGTTCAGGAGCAGAACAGTTCCGGCACCGACGGAGTTGTGCCGGTGCAGACCAAGAACGCTCATCTACCGGTGGTGAACGAGCAATGCTTCGAAATGGAATTTCCGGTTTCGAAACAGCCTTTCGTCTACGGCTACAGCGCCGCTCACTGTCTGAGCCAGAGC GTATCGTCGTCGTCCCTTGACGTCGGAGTTGTTCCCGATGGGAACGCCATGACCGACGTTTCGAATCCGTACACGAAACCAATCAGCTCGGTAATGGATTCGGCCCATGCAGTGCCCATGTCGTCGGCCGACAGGGAAGCGAGGGTTTTGAGGTACAGAGAGAAGAGGAAGAACAGGAAATTCGAGAAGACCATTCGCTACGCATCGCGGAAAGCGTATGCCGAGACCAGACCGCGAATCAAAGGAAGGTTTGCTAAGCGTACGGACGTCGATCTCGAAGCTGACCGTAACTATGGATACGGTGTCGTTCCtacgttttaa